tcttttcaacTTATTGTTTGATAAAACGAAGTATTCATCTATTTTATGGGGatcaatatcatatcattattTCATGCCTATTTCAGACCATCTTCCAGACAATCTAAGTAAATCTGAATCTTTATTTTCCATGTTCTAAATAACAATAACGAATAAGAATCATGATTGACTGCTTTATGGGATGGTTTAAGTGTgcttttttattaacttttgaaGTTCTTTGAACCAAGCCATAAATGTTTGCACACAAATCAATACGGTTAAtgtgaattgaaatatttcccGTTTTCTGAGGTCATAAATAGCACTGCAAATCCTTAATCAAACGTTGAGagtctttgattttttatgtacCGTTGCATTACACGTCGATAAGACTTTTGAAAGGGTTTTGACTTCATTATTTACCCTAGAGTGCAAAGTAATAGCCAGAAAGACACGTTCAAGTCCACCGGTTCTATGAACGAGCATGCGTTCATGGAACAACTGATGGAAAGGTATCCTTCAGGAGATTCCCGTAGAAGTCCTATCACACACCCTTAATGACttattgattgtttattttgtcTCCAAAGATTGGTCACCACAGAGCTGTTTTGGTTTAGTTGTGTCACAAAGATTCGATCAGATTTTTTCTCACAGAGTGTCCTGAATTCCACAGAAAATTAACATTGTAATTAAACTTACCTAACTTATTGTTGCACAAGTGGAAAGGATTGTTGTGTTAAAGAATGCTTCTAATATAGCAATGCAATGTACGGGTTTTATAATAGCTTTAActccattactttttttttttacagaattgaTAGCTAGATAAATGACATAAGTAATTGTTAACAAtgtttgatataaataattagCGCCGAAATAGATGTATAATACGTTGTATTATAGGcgaaaaatcaatttaacatagatatacatttgtattttttgttgttgtttatcGCAAATTTATCGCAAgaaattggggtttttttcaattagTAAAGATTGATCTATTGTCGTGTACATTTTTGTTATagttttgcaaattttaaaaattgtgaattttagcACATAACGGAAATCTtgctgtttttataacaatcggcaataatgggtactcggcaataatgggtactcgcACGTTAGGtgcagaaatatttgttttttaatccaaaaacaaaatacctttatttctttaatactagtatatgagAATAATCGAAATAATCATGTAGTCACTGACCTAGCGCTTTGCTTTTGCCACAGGGACACGATGATCCAACAGTTACAGGAACAAATCTCTGACCTGTCTCTGTATCTGGAGGAAGAGAGGGTCAACCACAGACAAACCAAGCAAAAGGTGAGTACTCTAAAGTCAGGTTTATTtgtgggggtcaatgttcgtgggtagccaaaatttGCCTGGTTCGTAGAGATGTAATTTCGTTGGTAGCAAGCTCAggataatttttcataaatagcAAACAATGACTTTATTTACTTTGGTGGGGATGTAATTTGTTTGACAAGGACTCCCCacgaaagccacgaacattggtcccccacgaacaatgatgatttcTTGATTATTTGATGTCTCTCAGAGTTGTCCACGAAGATTCTTTTATACTTGTTTgcttttgatttgaaaaattcaaatgtttcaataaaggtacatgtatatacatgtaattatgattatttttaggCGGAGGAGTTTCTAAAAGACAAAATAAACGAACTAAATGATCAACACAATGATGCAATCAGGTAAAACATATTTTGGGATTTTTGATCATATGTTTATTCCCCAAATTGTAATGTTGAGCAGTTCCATGATGCTTCCCTCTGTGTAAACAACATGCAATACTTAGTAATTAAATTTGAGGAGATGGTACGACTAATTACAGGGACCTTGAGGAGGATCACCGAGAGGACATGGAGAGACTCCGCCTCAGTATCGAGGCCGAACACCAGGCCTACAAAACGGCCGCCGAGGGACAGATACGTAAGTTACAGGGACGGCGTGAGTTATAATGAATAACATTACCGTGGGCAGATTCTTGGCCTGTACAGTCACAAAAGTGCTGCTATGCTCTGAGAGTACATATACTGTCTGTTCTgcctttaaatgaataatattcatttaaacaaatcagACTAAAAAGAGATTTATAAATGGAATCCAGTGTTATACAAAGTTAAATCATTTTTGCCCAGTTGAgatgatattgaaaatgtaaaaaaaaaaagaaaaaaagaaaggtgAGTGGAGAATTGTGTTCAGAAATCGCCGACTGGATGTCGAATCAACTATCTTAACTCTTCAAGTGTTGTTCTTTCAACTGTCAGAGCGGCGAACTACAGGCATGAACATCAAACATGATATATTGAAATTCTCGTTTTTACTACTGACACAGTCATTGATGATAACCGTTatgtaataaaacatttctaGAATATAGGACAACTCTACGAATATGATATAGATAAGCAACGTCTGTAAAAACCAATTGTAAAGAACATTCAATatgattctttttaatttaaatcttaaaagcATATTGAAATCAATAATAACATCGTTCCGTATCAAGGGAACCAGATTTTTAGTTATACAGTATATGGTTCTTAAAGCATAAAAGTTAGAACTGATTTTATTTTAGTGAAAATGAAGAAAGAGATCGAGTTTTTACAAGGGGCCTTTGAATCTTACAAGAGCTCGCTTCACCAAGATATGGACGACAAGTGGAATAAGCGAGAAAGTGACCTCAAGTTAATGCTTCAGGAGGAAAAACAGGCCGCCATTCACGAAATGAGTAATTAATTCATAATCAGTCACCTAAGTCACTTAGCATGCACAAAtcgaaataaatcaattatcttGTAGACACAACGCTTTCAAATGGACCCGAATTCACTATGTTCTGAAGCAAACGTTTTCTATATCCagttgataaaataataattaatccACAAACTCAAGTGAATTAATTGTGAACAGCATCCATTTACTTAAATTTACTAAGTACTAGTACTTTGCTCTGGACTTTGCACTTATTACTATAAACTAAACTTCAATATTACTTGTACTAGCAATTTATGTAGAAAACTTCTGTTTTTCCAAAAAGAAATGAAAGTAATACAAGAGAGGAATGTTGAAAGAATAGCCGTGCAGAAAGACCATCAGAAAGCCATTGACAATCTACGCAAGGAGCACAAGAAAGAACTTGATGTGAGTGTCCAACCCAAATGTTTGAAGTTCTTGATAGATGTAGCCccttttatttaaatgattacATCATTTATTATTCTCTTTGTCTTTTACTTAGGCTTTAGTAAGGAAGTTTTCAAATGCAGCTGCTGATTTAGAAAGATTAAAGAAAACTACAGCGGAGTTGAAGGTATCCCATTATGGCTTATATTGCTATTGTGGTACAAttcagaaatttgaaaattttggtttgtATAATCATTGTacaaaccaaaattttcaaatttctgaaTTTTCTGAAATTCCCACAGGAATATGATTTTTCCTAagggaattttatttttcctatgggaaatttatgtttaaaggtaaaaatctcacctgtcaggtaagaTACACTTAAGTCAAaggtggttatatactctctagactaTGGTCTATCATGTGACATAAATGGAATTTTAGAGAAATGCGCCTTAAGCGAGTTCAAAACTGCTACCTTGGCTCTGGCATAATTATCTGGCACAGTGTTAATGGCAAAAGTAGCCACAATTGCTCCATACCAAATTGTTTTGAATAGAAAACAATGAAGTTTTCCTAAACTGGTGTATCTCAACTCGGTTATTTGCCTCTGGGAATTTGGAGAGTAATTTtggaatataaaacaatttcaatttcttatgTTTTTGGTTTGGGTGGACTGCTTGTAGGAAACAAAGCGAGACCTGGAGACGATAACGGTGGCCTACAATGAGACCTGTCAACAGTTGGCCATCACCTCCAGGGAACTGGCCGATACGGTGGGTGTCTAccaaaacatgtacatatcacAAAGGCAATTATAGTAGCGAGTGTTCGGTCTGGTTACTTGTTGTTTAATAATTAGTTGGAACTACGCTGTATATGAATGTCTTGCAAGACTGTCAAATCGTAAGACCACTGGCATTAGGCTTGTTGAACATTTTTGtgcaaaatgatttaaatatttgttgtttacattttttcagaAAGTTAAGCTATTGTCTTTTGAGGAACAGTTTGAAGAGAAAGTCCAGCAAGTGGATTTTAAATATCAGCAGAAAATTAATGATCTTATTACACAGAATATAGAGCTACGGTAACTAGTTTTTATTCTGAGACAGTAGTATTTATACACTCAATTTGTACATTCAAAGTTCGTCCGCAGCGCGTTGAAATTTGTAAAGTTTATTTTAGAAGTACAAACAATATGGTCTACCCTATTGcaataaaacaatcatttaatttttacttttgttATGAGTTTTGCACGGTATGGCGATTGGATATGACTATAAGTCATGGTAGCTTGTAATACAGAAACAGAAGACGCCACAATGTGattatcttttgaaaataaatgtacatagaAAACTGTATTAGTATGGGTGTTTGGTACAATTTCAGACGGTTGTATGTAAAGAAGTGTGGACAACTCTACGAGGAAAAGGTCAACGTAGAAATGGATAGAGTTAAAAGAGTCCAGTCTGCGAAAGAAGTCATGCAGGTCGGATATCAATACTTACTTCTGATAATATTACTAAGTGAACACTGAACAAGGTTAACGTCATTTGTATTTATGAACGCTGCTATCAAATGGCTTTAATTCTTTTACAGTCAATGTTACGGTCAAAACAAAGGTCTGACGTTAGCTTTGCTCCCGGGGACCCAGAATATGAGGAAGTGACCCACAAACCAAAAACCAGACCGGGAAGTGCTCCTTTAACGAAACACGAGATGAAGAAAGCCCACTCGTCCGTGGGAAATACGGATCACTTGCTGGAAAAGGAAGAAATTCCAGAATTCCCCGATAACTTTTTACCGGAAGTCAGTAAAGAGATTGATGAACTCAAAAAACAGATAATGTCAGATATAAAGCTGCCAACAAAAGAGGAAATGTTGCAAGCGCTGGACAGTGCTAGGTAGTGACCTAAATTTACATTTCTGACGTCATGACATGACGTAAACATATAGGAATATACATGACTATTAAGTATTACATGTGATAgagggtacatgtatttatttttacaaaatatcattacacatttatttacttaagagtattttccatatttttttatttatagattaaTTCTATGTATAGAAAATAGCCATAattagtatttattttaaatataatagttatattTCAGTTTATGTGGAAAGCTGCACCAGCTCgttaatttaatgtattttactGTACAATAGATGTATTTCTCCATGCTGTGATAAACTTATACTCTGTTCaaatgaacatgtatttatttatttacttttaagtcctattccttttgaaaaaaaattacttataaaaatgtttactaATCGGGCAGTTATATTATATCAATgtcttagaaaatatttttttcttgcatgttTTGCGAGacaatgatataatttattacaatttataTACGAAAAGAAAATGTTGATCACGAAGTGCTTCATCGACTTATTCTATACtgaataaaagtataaaattgaTATCAGTTTTGAAATTCAATTGAAGCATGAAAAAATGCAACAACAGCTAGAATGTTTTGCTACTGGGTGTCTGttcaatatcaaataaaagacaAGGGTTATGAGTTGTTGTGAATTAACAGAAATGCTGTGACATCCAATTTGTATGTTtgtactttaaaataaataaattcggTAAATTCTTTTACAAACTGAAAATTAAGTTTCTATTCACCTTTGTGTCACTGAAGGCTTAACGTTAAACTTCTTCTACTTACATTGtttctgtttgtttaaacaattggCTCACTTTAAATACATTGATAGAGCTCAATACTGTCGACAATAACATGGCAATAAGGAGAGGAATACTAGCTTATCGGTTAAACTACCGGAAGGTATAAGAACATGAGTACCTAGGAAAATGGAATGTGTTACTATTGAACACTTGTCGAGATAGATAAGAAATGGTTAAATATCTACATAGTATTAACTCATATTGATACAAGATGGCGCCCCTCTGGATATTAACTGTCTTGCTAGTCCTACCACAAACATCTCTAGCCGCTTACTGCCATGGTTCTGTAAGTCTACATTAGTTATACGTgtttgtgtaatttttacaGGCAacgataaaataaaaagaattcaatgaaatacaataaaTCCCATCTTCCAAGTGATGCCGgggagatgaaaaaaaaaaccgaatcGGACTCTTGGCTCAGGAGATGAGAAAAACAATCGGAATTGGCTAGCCAAGATGAATAAATACTTGCTCAATACTTAGTATACACACCTCTTCAAagaaactaatacatgtatacatgtatttgcatggTAATAGAATTCGATAATTCCTTTGGAATCCGAAAATCAACAAAACCTCGCCATAAGAATATcggtacattgtatatataaggCATCCTCCAGCTTTTGTTCCGACCTGCTAACGCCCATCTTTGATTATTtgtttgattataaaaaaaaatatgctgaatttaaaaaatccagagCCCTTGATGATTATCTCAATTGTCCCAAAGATGCAAGACAACAcaatatatcataacatttcCCTTGCATTTAAGAGGTATTGGAATTGTAAGTAAAgcttaaatatataaaagattacaagtttttacttcaaaaaatgtaattttatgtGGTAACCAATCAATCGCAAAAATCTAAAAGAACCTTTGGGATTAACCAAACTTGAAAAGTAAGTTGCTCATAAACAGGATAATACCAACGATGCTTCTGcttccttaaataaaaagatatttaatttagTTTAAGAACAGAACTTTGCTTCATACAGACATGCTTCATTGTTCATACAGACACACAATCATTATTCCATAGTGCTATATTAAAACCAGAAGATGCTGCAAATTCATGCACTGTTTCGATCCTTTCTTCCACAGCCAAGTAAAAATGCCAAGCAGAACTTGAATCCTATATACACAGACGCCCCTCGCTTTGTAAGATCAGTGGTCAACGGCAAGTTGTATACTGTGGGTACAGGAGAGGACGCCTTTGACATTGTTCATGTCTGGGGTATGTGATCATTAGTGTTCCTTTACTCAGATAGCATCGATACAGTGACTTTTTATCGTCATCGGTGATGGCTAAACACATGTTTTTACTTGATTAAACCAGTTTCGAACATAAaccaaaatatcattatttccgacagttattttttatcatcaaaGTGAAGAAGATAcgaaagttggttttttttaatcatcaaGGCCAACTTAAGGATAAAACATAAACGTAATTGCTGAAAGTTTGAGATACGGTAGAAAAAATGTTAGAGGAAACATGTAGATTTCTTCTTGTTTGCCAGGTAAGCCGTATGACTGGGGTAAGGCCCAGGGCCAGCTGCTTGGGGAGAAGGCGGTCAAGATGATGGACGCCGTGTGGGAGTACCTAGAGGACCAAGTGGTAGAGTACCGGCAATATCTCAGTTTGATATCTCTAGCCGCAATTGATATCAGTGATTTTAACTTTTCCAATTTGTCTTCGCTATTAAATCATAAACGGTAAATACCAAGCATTGGCACATCAGACACCTGAGTAtgatttcataatatttcaGATCGAGGCTATTAATGGAACTGTTCATATATTCAAACCATGGTTTCTTAAAGATATTGCAGATTTTGGGTAAGCATCCACATAATCAGTGAAGAATTACCGCGTACACTATACAATACACCTTTCTTCTTTGGGTATGTTGTTATTTACATAATAACATTACCTCGACAGACTGGAGAGAGCGTTGGATTTAGAGTTAAGCATTACCAAGAAGTACTCAGGCTCGTACTTCTATGAGGAAGCCCAGGGGATCAGCGACGGGAGCGGTCTGGACGTACAGGTGGGCCAACTTCTAGATTGACACACTTTTTATTTCGTTGAATAGAGTTCTGaacatttgtcaaaaaaaaagatCCACTTTTTTCCAGAAACTTCTTCGAATCCACATGATTGGAGAACTGACGTAAGATACAACTATGTAGTATTCTTAAATTAGGAATAGAGTGTTGAGGATTAATATAAAttggaaaatatatttaaatcgtatttttattttctgttttatatCTTTTCTTTCTGTTTATATACTAGTACTAGAGAAAAACGAATCTTAAATGCTGTGCCATGCTTTCCATCAATTTAAATGGTTTCAGATTCGTTTGGATAGAActgttcaatttcattttttcctcTTTAGATGTGAAATGTTTGTAAAAGCTGATAAGAGTTTCTGTACTCATTAAATTCACACAGGAAGGGCAGCTGCTCAATGTTCGGGGCCTGGGGTAGTTCTGTGCCAGACAAAGGTTCCCTCCTTCAGCTCAGGGCGTTAGACTGGAGCGTGGATGGTAAGGAAAACAAGTCCCACtccttgtacatgtaagtattgtgtGTAAATGAAGTGAATAATACAATACCATTTTCTGTGTAGGACCTTTTAAGGACTACCCCCAGGTGACCGTATATCATCCATCTGACCCCAAGGATGGTCACCCCTTCGCTAACTTTGGTTGGACAGCATGGTTTGGATCTATAACAGGTCATTTGAAAGTTCACGTACATGAATGTGTCAATCGTCTTAAGCCATCTTGTCTATTTTTCTTTAGGTTCCTTAATTAGAAACTTTTAAATAGGTATGAGCTCTCAGAAGATGGCGATATCAGAGATTGGCGTTTCTTTCCCTGACTCCACTTTTGGAACCGAATCAAGATTTGGAACACCATTCACGGTTTGCTTGTTTACGGTTTGCTTGTTTATAGCCCTGTTTCAATTACTTCTTGACATTAGGTAGGATGTTGCACTGACAAAACGTTTGTGCTTTCCAGTTCCTTCTTCGAGACGTTCTGCAGTTTGATAAAACGCTTGATGACGCCATTAACAGAATTGCTAACGCCAGGAGAACGTGTGACCTGATTTTGGGAGTTGGGGACGCAAAGGTTGGAACTctctatattttaaattaaaaggaaaatttttaatctgattctccttttattcttattacaatgttcaaaattaaaattttcgaaaatgaaatgaattttgatgTATGTCCTCTTTAACAGCTTGGCCAGTTTCGAGGCATCGAATATTCAGCCTCTGTAGCTGACTTTTTTGATGATATCAATATGAGACCGGCGGAAGATTGGCATCCCAAGATACCAAATGTTGTGTACTGGGGTACGTGACAAATCTTGCATTTTGTAGAGGCATCGCAGCAATTGTTCGTCACGGACCGAATACTTCCATGTGAAATACTGTAGATGTATACATACAAAATTCTGACATTTTATCCCACAGGTATGGATTGGAACTGCCCCGCCTTTAATGAAGTGTTAGGGAAACAGCTCACAAAACACCACGGAAACATCACAGTAGAGAACACGATAAGAGACGTAGTGTCCATCGTACAAACCGGAAATCTCCAGGTCGCCGTGTACGACCTGACCAAGAACGTGGCTTACTTATCGAATGCAAAGGCTTCCTACGAAAGTGGACCGCAATATGCATACGAAAggttaatgaagaattttttttgtctcgTTTGGATTAAGTTTACTGGTATTAATCATCcgaattaattattattttcttctttgcaGGCAATACGTCCGACTGAACATGACGGAGTTATTCACTGAAATTCCACCAGAACACCACGAGAACAATTCAAACCATTGACCAAATCTTCATACATAATAAAACATCACTTCCTTTTCCCATCATCCCATGTgtgttttcttgatttcttttcaCAAACGAGTCAATACTTTACAATGAAATTCATATAACGTAAAACGGACAATCAAAATTTGCGCAACAGCTGATGTGAGCTCCTGTCTTGATCGATGTTCAGAGCGCTTGATTTCTTTGTCCTGTTACACGTGTAGTTAATTGATCGGGTCAGTGTTAGTAGttcatgaaatattattttacgtccACGGACtaaattcttaaaaatgcaTCTATTTTTACGTTGGATATATCTTTTGATATTACTGCTCAACAGCATTCTGTTAACTCTGGCTAAATATGGATCTTTTACCTCTGTCTGTCAAATGAACCTTCTAAGAGATGAGGAACGGCGATTGATAAAAGGACTCCATCGATACATAGGGGCTACTGAAAAACTAGGTGAATTAGTGCCTGAAGATGTTGTAAGGTAAGATCTCACCATTTCAAAATACTCAGAATGACAAGTAAGGTGGTGCGTAAATGAGTTGTAAACACGTTATACTTTTATAATTACCGTCTGCATTGTCAGTACTTTCATTATATGTATTCAATAAGCAAACGTACGCAATTCATTTCTGCACAGTCCCAAGTTTGTTGCAAAAAAGAtctcattttataaaatcaaaactgTCAGTATATAGAGCCTTTTCAACCTATTATGACTGCAAGTTGATTACTTTTTTTCGTTTGACGTTCAGCCTGCTGGAGAAAGCAGAGGTAGAACAACAAGTGCTAGAGGACGAATTTGCAGAGAACCCATTGAGTTCATTCCACACTCTGTATAGAATTTACCATGACTGGAATGAGGTCTTTCGTCACGTTTGGTGCGACGACTGCGATAAAACCCCTGCCTCCCAAGGTAGAACTATTTTAACTCCAGGCTGTTTATTTGTTGATTGTCGTTTTTCGCTTTTCTTCATTCAGACTTTTACCCCTCTTTGTTCTATTTCAGATTTTAACATTACATTTGGGATAGCAGAAAGAAAGCTTGGTGGATGGATAACGCAGGAGGACTTGCGGGTGGCAGCAATAAACATTGTGAAGCTGTTTGAAATGTATGACCTAGACGTAAGGGACGTGTTCGATGGGTATATTCAGGACCACGTGGTCACTCCACTTCCGGCGGAAGAGCTATATTTCATCGCGGCAACGGCGGACAAACAGGACAGGATGAGAAGCGCCGTCGTCTGGTTTGAAGAACTTTACAGGAGAATTTCCGAGAATATGTACCCCGATTCAACGCTGAAATTGATCACGGTGGCCAGGGTCCTAGCGGGTGTATATAACAAAGTATGTCGCAAACTTGCATATGGTGAATGTTTAAAATCGAATTCTTCTCATCTTGTGAGCTGGGAAAACTTATTATACTGTAAGAATATCagatttacaatgtattttttatttttaatagattgGAATGCCCCAAAAATCGATTGAACTGTTTAATCATATTAACAATGAAGGTAATTACTAGATCTTATCATTGATGGTCTAAGTCTAAATCAAGTTTAAGAACATATTTCGTCATCGTCAATAGAATATCAACAGATCGTCGTTGTCTTCTCTTGGAAGGTTTGGACATGAGGCAGTTGAAGAGAGACGTGGAGTACTATACTCTCCGTTTGAATGGGCTCCCCCTGGACGAGAGAACCAAGGACCTCGATCTCTACAAGAAAACGAAACCGTCCAAATTCACACAGCTATGTCGACAGTCTCTGAAGGTGATGGATTGTATGTAACTACTTTAATGAATTACCAAACAATCTTGCCATTCTAAGTACACTGTAGCATTGTGCAATTTATTCCTTTCAGTCGACGAAGGCGGAATCCAAGTTGAAATGCTTCTTGAGGGCATCAGATCTTCCTCTCTATTTTACGAAAGAGGAATTGTTCAACAAGAATCCCAGGATTTCCGTATTTCATGACATCATCACTGGGAACGACTTGAGACAACTCAGTAATTGTACTAGTGCAAGGGTAGGTAAAACATGAGGTGTACTATATAAATGACACAAATTCTGAT
The nucleotide sequence above comes from Magallana gigas chromosome 2, xbMagGiga1.1, whole genome shotgun sequence. Encoded proteins:
- the LOC117681827 gene encoding flagellum-associated coiled-coil domain-containing protein 1 isoform X3, whose product is MTDVLPRLAYQPKSHSFDERRLSSYPRPDLADGEEELSRDNFPPTFTTVLPNVNSDGYTLTSYASYIGDPRKLIVHYVSTPASIRVSLNANSHLNNVHSAPPTKIHRPRTAAAVLSAKSESSCDRVSQVEHEPTRRHNLENHMPTKRNKPPPWQKNLDAPLVPFVTGPGYILSKSKSKFAVTIKEEFFDPVADESQKRKHIPTERDTMIQQLQEQISDLSLYLEEERVNHRQTKQKAEEFLKDKINELNDQHNDAIRDLEEDHREDMERLRLSIEAEHQAYKTAAEGQILKMKKEIEFLQGAFESYKSSLHQDMDDKWNKRESDLKLMLQEEKQAAIHEMKMKVIQERNVERIAVQKDHQKAIDNLRKEHKKELDALVRKFSNAAADLERLKKTTAELKETKRDLETITVAYNETCQQLAITSRELADTKVKLLSFEEQFEEKVQQVDFKYQQKINDLITQNIELRRLYVKKCGQLYEEKVNVEMDRVKRVQSAKEVMQSMLRSKQRSDVSFAPGDPEYEEVTHKPKTRPGSAPLTKHEMKKAHSSVGNTDHLLEKEEIPEFPDNFLPEVSKEIDELKKQIMSDIKLPTKEEMLQALDSAR